The DNA sequence TACAAGGAGCGCAATCAAAATGGAAAACGTAACACCCTTAAAGACGGATATCAGCTCCCCCACACTCGCATACTTCCATACACGCTTATATAACTTGTAGCGACTAGCAAAATAATGATGACTGAAAAATAAGACCAAAGAACTGACGGCAATCACGAGCCCCGGCCTCTCTTTTGGCACCAGGATATAATGGCTCACATAGATCGAGCTGAGGACGATGATCGAATCAATCAAGATCAACGTTAGTAACCGCTTTTGGTAGGTCAAGGCAACCTGCCTCCTCACTGGGTGTTTTATGTCTGTTTTTAGATAATTATGTATTATTTGTATAATATTTCACAAAAGTAAAAAGGATAAATCCTCTTCCAAAAGGAGTAACCTTTACTCTCTTGGGAAGAAAATCCATCCTCGTGAAACTTGGCATGGAGCTCTCTGACTTGCTTCATCCTTATATATGTTGTATATTAAACAATCAAGAAAGCACTTTCACAACTTGTCTTTACCTTTAAAAGATAAATATTAAAGAATATCGGGCATCGAACCCGCCCTCACACCACACCACCGACCAGTCAGGTCTAAGGAGATCTTCTCCCACAGCGCAGCCGAGTGCCTACATCGATAAAGGATAGTAGACATTACCTCACTTGCTTCAGCAAGCATCTAAAATAATCCTAAGAACTTCTTCCTGATCTTTTCCGGGGTATGAACCTGACACTCTTTACCTGTGATGATCTTCTTCGCGGAATCCTGAAACCAGTCTACATATTCTTGGCCGAACTTCGCTTTCACCGTTTCATAGGCTTCACTTAAGATGACACCCCGACTTCCGGTATTGTGGGCATCCGAAGCAATGAAGTGCACTAAATGATGGTTTATCATATCAAAGCAACTCTTCTGAATCTTCTTTCCGAACTTCCCGGTTACACTAGCAGCGGTAAGCTGAGATAAGGCTCCTTGCTTGACCAATCGATAGAGTAGATTCGGGTTTTCTCTCATTTCCTTATTGCGTTCCGGATGTGGAATGATCGGTATGTATCCAGCCAGTTGAATCTGGAAGATGAGCTTCTCCAGATATCTAGGTACATGGTCATGAGGCAATTCTAAAAGAATATGTCGATGCTGGTCATTGAAGCTAAGCAATTGATTATTCTTTAAATCTTCCGGCACTTCTCCGTACACATGAATCTCCATTCCAGGAAGAAGGGTTAGAGGAATCTGGTGCTCTTTTAGTAAGGCATTCGCTTCTTCAAGTCGCTGGATGATCTTCTCCGGCGGATTCGTATACACATGATCCAGATGGTGAGGTGTCGCCACCACGGTCGTAATCCCATCAGCAACGGCTTGTTTGGCCATCGCCATCATATCTTCCGGATTCTGGGCTCCATCATCCAAGCCGAACAGGATGTGGGAATGAACATCAATCATAGACTTTCCTCCTAGAACATAAGTCCTATTGTCTAGAAAATATCACAGTTAAACGAAAGTTTCAATAGATTCCTATATATTCAATATAATGGGAAATCTATTTAAGGAGGAGAGTAGAGATCAACCCTCTACTTCTTCGCTCCATAATAATAGTAATAGTAGCTGTCCCCTTTGATCTGCTTGTTGTTCAGAACAACCCCAAGGATATTGGCTTTCGCATTTTCAAGCTGTTGTTTGGCCTTCACCGCAATCTCGCGGTTGGTCATACCCGAATTCACGACGAGGATCACACCGTCCACTTTGGAAGCCAGGATCTGAGCATCGGCTACCGCGATTAACGGTGGTGTATCAATGAGGATCTGATCATACTGGACACTTAACTCCTCTAGGAGTCTAGTCATGACCTTAGAATTCAGCATCTCGGCTGGATTCGGCGGAATCGGACCCGAGCTCATCACATCCAGATTCGGTGCTTCGGTCGCTTGAATGACATCTTCTAGTCGATCTTGTCCCGCTAAATAGGTGGTCAACCCTTGACGATTCGCCAGGTCAAACGTATGGTGAACCGTGGGTTTACGCAAGTCGGCATCAATTAAGAGAGTCCGCTTCTCGGATTGAGCCATCACGACTGCCAGGTTCGCTACGGTGGTGGATTTCCCTTCCGATGGACCGGTACTCGTGACCATTATGGTCTTCAACTCGCGATCAATCCCGGCAAATTGAATATTGGTTCGTAGCGTCTTATAGGCTTCCGAGATCGGAGACTTCGGCTTCTCCATTGTAATGAGATTTCGCTTTTGACTTTGAAGTGGCTTCTTCTTAAACATGGAGTTGCTTCCCTCCTACCTTGGCTTCAGCGGCTCCTCTGTCCCGCTCCTCTTCTAGCTCATCCATGGTCGCAATGCTTCCTAATACCGATAAGCCAAGGATGCGTTCGATGTCTTGTTCACTCTTTAGGGTGTTATCGAGGTACTCTAGTAAAAACACAATTCCAACCGCTGTCATTAAACCAACCACAAATGCAATCACCATATTCAGGAAGGGTTTAGGCTTGACAGGGCTATAGGTTTCCTGAGACTTGGCTTCGGCCAAGATCTGGACATTGTCGACGTTCATAATGGTTTGGATTTCGGTTTGGAAGGTACTGGCTATGCCATTGGCTATCAGTATCGCCTTCTCCGGATCAGGATCACTGACCGTAATCGACATGACCTGTGAATTTTGTACCGCGTTGACCTTGATCTTATTGCTAAGCTGACCCGCGGTCATCTCAAGACCCATGTTCTCAATCGCTTTTTCCAACACTCTTGGGCTCTTAATAATGACATTATAAGTTTCGATTAATTTCAAATTGGATTGGATATCACTAAAGTTCGGAACCAACATCTCACTCTGGCTTTCTTTCTTATTGACAAGCAGCTGGGTGGATGCTTCATAAATGGGTGTAATCACAAAGAAACTGACTAGTCCACTCGTCACGGTCGCCATTAAGGTTACCAAAATAATGATGACAAAACGTTTCTTTATGATTTCTACTATCTCTCTTAAATCAATCGTTGTTTCTTCCATTAGTATCTCCTTCATATCGAGTATTTTCTATGTATTCTCATTGATTACTTACATTATACGACAGGAATGGACATTATACACTACTTTCCTCCTAGATTCCCTACGAGGTATTTCATGGAACGATATCAATATACCATAGGATAGTCCTAAAAAGTAACTATTGTGTTCGACATTTTTCGCTAATTATCCGCGATTAACTTAGTTTTTCAACACAGATTTTACTATTTTTGACAACAAAAACATTATAACGAATAGAACCAAAGTATACCAGCAAAATTATCCGGTTCTAGGACAATAGGCACAGGTTAGGTAAATTGTGGTTAAAGGTGCTGGCGATTGAACTAAGGAAGCCAGCGGGATATGTTTCTATTACTAGAATTATAGGGTCTGAATTAAACAAAAATGAAAACAGGGGTCAGACCCGCCATAACCGAACCGGATGGGGAGTCAGACCCCTGTTTTTTTTAGGAGATAAGACGAGGTGACTATAAGCAAAGGGGTCAGACCCCTTTGAGTCATCCTATATGGTTAAGGCTGGCCTGTTTTTTTATCCAACAGCAGGCTAAGATTTTTCAATTATAAGAATGGGGTGTGCCCCCATTCTCCCCAAATCAAAGAGGTCAGACCCCAAAAAATTCGTGGGAGTCTGACCCCGGCTTTTTACTCAACAGCAAGCTAGCTTTCCTACCTTTTAAAAGAATGGAGTCTGACCCCATTCTCCCCCCTTTCTCCTTTTAAGTCTACTAATAAATCTTATTAATCACCGTCGCTGCCTCTGCCCGGTTCAATACGCCGTTCGGTCGGAAGGTCTGATCCGGGTAGCCGGTAATGATTTGGGATTGGACGACGGCTCCAATGAGTGTTTTATTCTTGATCTGGTTCTGGTCGCTAAAGGAGAGCGCGCTTGCGTCTCCTGTCAGCTTCATCGCTCGAGCGATCATGACGGCCATTTCCTCTCTGGTAATTGGTTTTCGAGGTTGAAAGTTCGATCCAAATTCACTTGGGACGATGATGCCTTGTGCGATCGCGGTTTGGATAAAGGAAGCTGCCCAGTAATAGGTTGGGATGTCGTTAAACGTTCCCTGTCCAGCTTGCAGCGTGTATCCTTTGGCTTTGACCAGCATGGTGACGAATTCTTCTCGATTCACGGTTTTTTCAGGGAGAAACGTTCCGTTCTCGTATCCTGACACGATGCCGTTCTCGAAGAGTCGATTGATGGCTGCTTTTGCCCAATGGGCTTGGGTATCCGATAAGATCAAGGAGAAATTCTCCATATAGCGGTCATTGATATACACGGCGTAGTCTTGGTTCGGCACCAAATTCGTGAATGACGCTTGAAAATTACTGGATGGCGTGGTTTTGACGATTTGATTTCCCGTTTTCAACACGACTTCCACGGTACCAGTGGTTCCTCTCCATTGAAGCAGAACGGATCTCTTCGTGAGATCCTTCCTTACCGAGAAGTTCGTCACCTTGTCCTTCAAGTCGGTACGGATCGCTTGGATGTACGTCCCATCTACATAGACCCGGTATTCGGTGTTATCCGTTAAGCCGGAGAAGGAAATGGATTGTCCTGACGTTGACTTTTCAAAAAGGGTTCGGTTGCTCGCATCTCGGAGCTCAACACGGACCGTTCCGGTAGACCCTTGCCAGGTAAATTCGGCCGTCGATTCAGTTTTGGATTTGACCTTGAAATCTCGGATGTCCTGAGACAGCTTGAACCGATCCACGTACACGCCTTCAATATACACATTGTAAGTGGTATTCGGAGAGAGTCCGCTAAAGGTGATCGCGCGATTGGACGTACTGCTATACTCTTCTACATCGTCTCTGCTCCCGTCGGTGAGCTCCACATACACCGTTCCCGATGTTCCCGTCCAGGTTAATTCGACTTTCGTACTGCTTAGCGGGTTTACCCTGAAGTTCTGCACATTCACATTCCCGACCAAATCTCGTATCCGGAAGTCATCCACATATCGATCGTTGATATAGACATCATACCTTGTATCATAGGAAAGACCGCTAAACGAAGCACTTCGATCGCGCGTCCACTCGTCATCTTCCTTGGAGTTTCCACGCCTAATCTCCACGTAGGTGTCTCCTGACGTGCCGCTCCAGGTGAGCTCTACTCTAGAGGTTCCGGTTCGTCTCACCTTCAATCCACTGGCTTGTCCTGAATGAGAAAGAACGGTCACTTCACAAGTCGCGGTCTTTCTCCCACTGTCTGTAGTCGCCGTGATCGTCGCTCTGCCTGGAGCCACAGGGGTGATGACACCATTGTTCACTCGTGCTACAGCCGCATCACTGGTAGACCAGGTTACGGAGCGATTCGTTGCATCTGCAGGGGTGACTGTTGCTGTTAAGGTGGTTGTGCCACTGTTCAGAAAGGTGCTCAGGCTGGTTCGGTTTAACTCGATCCGTTCCACCGCGACTCCTGTCACGGTTACTTCACTCGTTTTGGTAATTCCACCCTCGGCAGTGGTGGCTATAATCATGGTCTTGCCTGCCTTGAAGGGCGTGACTACCCCCTTCTGATCCACGTCGGCTACCGCTCTATTCGTGCTGACCCAGTTGACCTGTTGATTGGTGGCATTGGCCGGTTTAACCGCAGCGGTAAGCGTACCCGTCGGTCCCCCAGAAGTCAGATTCAACGTGGGAGGACTTAGTTCTAGATCCTTAACGGGTCCATAGACTTTAATTTCGCGAAAATCGGTTTTTCCGCCCTCCACCGTGCTGACGATGATCGTCGTAGTTCCTGCTGTAATCGGGGTTACCACGCCCTCCGAGTCCACCTTGGCGACTGCTGGATTCGTCGACGTCCATTTGACCGCTGAATTGGCCTCTGGAGGGGATACTATCGCCTTTAGCTCTACCGTCTTCCCCTCTTCTAGCAGCGGGACGGTATCCGGAGTAATCTTGACACTCGTGACCGAAACGGTGGATGCTAGCACCGACGCATGATGAGCGAATGGTAGAAAAAAGAGAAAGAAGGATACAAATAAAAAGCGATATATCAACCCACTGTTATAAGCGTTTAGCATACTGTTTCTCTCCTTACAAATCGATCTATTCCCCTTGACACAACAGACGAGCTTCCCTCTTCTTTTCTGTCAAAGGGACTCTCTTTATCATAGCAAAACCTTCCAAATTGAGCTATGAGAGGTTGGGGAGAAGAGAAAAGTAGAGATGACTATAAGCAAAGAGGTCAGACCCCGTTCTTCTCCATAGACGGACATACGGTACCTTGTTTCGTCCAAAACTACCTTCTTGATCAGGCTAAAGGACATAGAATCCTCTACTTCCTCGATTTACATCAAAAAGTAGCCTCATCCTTTCAAATAAAGGACCCCATGTCCGCTAGAACGTCAAAATCCCACTTTGTGGCCCGGATAGCGGATCGTATGTCCGATCACTTCACAAGGAAGAGGCTGCCCCTTAGGGACCGCCTCTTCCTTTCGTTACTCACTTGTTGAGGTAAATCGATTCCTTGCCGTTTGAAGATCCGTAATCGGTTGTTGCATGTCAGGAAGCGTAGAATCTCCACTCGGTTCGGTTCCCTTTACGAGCAACTTAAATTCACGCATGTATTTTTCATAGCGATTGGTTAAATAAGCGGTTAAGCTCACGACCGTATCCGCCACAGGTCGGGTGACATGCCCATCCAGACCGATAATATCCGATTGGTCGCTTGTCCACGTGATTTTTGCTCCGTGTATGCTTCCGATCGATGGTAAGTAGACATCACCCGTAACGCTTTCGGCAGAATCTCCTGGTGTAAAACCAATCTCTAAAGAATAGGCATCATCCAAAATCGCATACCAATCCTCGACGATCATGTCGATGATTAAGGCAAAGGTCGATTGGATATGATCCCGGTCATGGTATGGCTTATGTTCGATGAGGTATTGTCCGATGATCTCAAGCTCATAGTCTTCCATGGCTGAATAATACTCATGATCTAGATGCAGGTAAGGAGACTTGATGGCCCCAAGCATCTCAGGCACCGTCGTTGCTTCATTGACAGCTTTCACTGCGCTAGCTTCACTCCCGTTTCCATAGATTCCCCTTACCGCCATATCGACGAGGTCTTGAATCATCCATCGATTCCACACTTCCGTTCCCCTGCTGCTATAGACCGCCTGAGCAACCGATTGCTGCTGGGCGTCGGATAGAGAGTAATACGGGATCAGCTGCAAGGCAAGGTCCTCTGACTCGATGGCGAGGCGGAGGCTGGCTATATCCGCTGCCTCATTCACGGCGTAGACGGCTGCCGCAACGCTCTCCTCCATTGGCAATATGTCTAACGTCACAGCGTCTGTAGAATAGCCGTCTTCGATATAAACCACATGCATTCCCACAGGTAGCGCATTAAGGTAAGACATCTGCAAGGCAAACTCGTTCATCGCTTCATCGGTGGTATAATCGATGTCACGTCTCAACAACGAAGAGTCATTCCTGAGGGTGAAATCGGTCAACACCGGATCCTCCACGTTGCGATGATCCTGATCGTATTGCTCAACATAAATAAGCGTTTCCGTAGCGGCTGACCCTTCTAAGAGCTGACGCCCTTGGAACGGTGTAGCTATAATACCCTTTTGAAAGGCTTTGACAAGAAGGGGGAAATACAGCTCATATTTTTCATATCGATTTGTAAACAGCGCAGAGAGAATGACCTCCGTATCCTCACTAGGCAAGAACACATGCCCCTCCGCTGTAATCACCTCAGGGCGATCAGATGTCCAAGTAATGGTAGAACCATGAATGGCCCCTTCTGTAGGAAGCACAATGTCCTTGGTTACATGCTGGTCATAGTCTCCTTCAGCAAAGCCAATCTCCGTGGCTCTAATATCATCCATGAGGGCATACCAGTCTTCCAAAATCATGGCGATGATCAAATCGAAGGCTTCTTGGATCGCCTCACGACTGCTGTAGCCTGTTCCACGCTGTTCCAATAAATACTGAGCCACAATCTCGCGCTCATACTCTTCTAGATAAGAGTAATCAGGGTTATCCAGTTGCAGGTAAGGAGACTTGATGGCATCCAGCATCTCCTGGACAGTTTGGGCCTGGTTCACAGCCCGAATGGCACTGACTTCGTCTCCATCCCATTGAATCTGTGTAATAGCAAGATCTACCGCATCCTGAATAGCCCAACGAGAAAGGTATCCGGTTTCTTTTCCTACCAGAACAGCTTGAGCCACGATATTCCGTTGGCTGTCCGTAATCGATTGATACGGTACGAGGGCAAGACGCAAGGCAGGCGACTCCAGCGCTGCTCGTGTATCCTCCATAGAAGTGGCTGCGTTGACAGCTTCAACGGCCTGAGAAAACATTGACTCGGACTGAACGATCAACGGCAATTCCCCAGTTACATCATGGTACGTGACAGATAAGACGGTCTCCCCTGCCGACAATTGATTCAGGAAGGAAGACTCCAGCGCTAATCCATAGGTTTGCTGCACGACGGTGTAGTCTCTGTCCATTTGCAAGAAGGAAGATCCGTTGCTAATCTGGATTTGGCTATAATCGGTTACAGCGGCCTGTTGTCCGAACTCATTAATCAAACTTAAGGTAAAGAAGGCCTCAATCCCTGATTCCTGTACCGCAAAGCGATTCCCATAGAAAGGATGGACGAGCAGGGCTTGCGATTGCACGACCTGGATCGGGAGTTCTACTTGCACTTCCGCATGTCCATCGGAAACCCGTAAGGATAACGTCGTTTCCCCTAGGGACTTCGACGTTACGTGCAAGGAACCGGCTTCTAACTGCGCTTCGACAATGTCCTCGTCACTCGAGGTGAGTGAGCCTGCAACGAAGTGCAAGGCATCTCCATCCTCAT is a window from the Ammoniphilus sp. CFH 90114 genome containing:
- a CDS encoding CpsD/CapB family tyrosine-protein kinase; amino-acid sequence: MFKKKPLQSQKRNLITMEKPKSPISEAYKTLRTNIQFAGIDRELKTIMVTSTGPSEGKSTTVANLAVVMAQSEKRTLLIDADLRKPTVHHTFDLANRQGLTTYLAGQDRLEDVIQATEAPNLDVMSSGPIPPNPAEMLNSKVMTRLLEELSVQYDQILIDTPPLIAVADAQILASKVDGVILVVNSGMTNREIAVKAKQQLENAKANILGVVLNNKQIKGDSYYYYYYGAKK
- a CDS encoding S-layer homology domain-containing protein, giving the protein MKTWNRMLAVSLAALTAFSPLSQPMQADASGHAAAWAEESIQEMQQRGIMKGDAKGQFRPLDHLTRQEFAAIIANALNVNLTDETLTSPFVDVMQGSWAEKPIAALDKLGILQGDGKGHYRPNDPITREEIAVLLARAAGVKPAGGAGSDLAFTDQQQISPWAREAVQFWSQAGVIQGDGQQFGPKRHALRQEIAVMLSKALPFFQAHTATVDRMEDGKVIIDGKSYQVTESLAPLFTSGNQSILEGAKMRFVAVDQTISKITYLELTQSGQVPQLGQAEFSGNRVLDAGHVTLDGDLSIQGDFISVKNVNVQGNLEIQKSVQHDFYASNLKVMGQTVINGGDSHTVVFEDSKLGQVEINKPQVRVAPRGQTTVGDLSVNVNAAITADSQITLPKLTVQEGVQQLELHANIGVLEVRGQQQTQLSGSGQIKQLNVMGSGNLVLNNTGTIEQIQVADTRSKLTLNTGLTVNNLRLPEGTKTADAVTNYARVKDNIKSTNGTSPPPTGGGGGGGGGGSTNYAPQSKTIPVQTLGLSSQPITFEASDLATDANGDTLVLVADSIKMDKQGIVEAIIEQNGLVLKPKGLGEVVVKALVSDGKLEKEISISVQVTQAEELQATVLSGGSFAVGKATHPLVIEVEKLDVFGQKVTDLDLSGLSILNGTTKLTKGYSLDETTNEVQFSVSYLNMLSEGEHTLTLRLGTSQTSFTLQVLPAHQHAPVAKSQPKQRLLLGHPAGSYEPSDLASDEDGDALHFVAGSLTSSDEDIVEAQLEAGSLHVTSKSLGETTLSLRVSDGHAEVQVELPIQVVQSQALLVHPFYGNRFAVQESGIEAFFTLSLINEFGQQAAVTDYSQIQISNGSSFLQMDRDYTVVQQTYGLALESSFLNQLSAGETVLSVTYHDVTGELPLIVQSESMFSQAVEAVNAATSMEDTRAALESPALRLALVPYQSITDSQRNIVAQAVLVGKETGYLSRWAIQDAVDLAITQIQWDGDEVSAIRAVNQAQTVQEMLDAIKSPYLQLDNPDYSYLEEYEREIVAQYLLEQRGTGYSSREAIQEAFDLIIAMILEDWYALMDDIRATEIGFAEGDYDQHVTKDIVLPTEGAIHGSTITWTSDRPEVITAEGHVFLPSEDTEVILSALFTNRYEKYELYFPLLVKAFQKGIIATPFQGRQLLEGSAATETLIYVEQYDQDHRNVEDPVLTDFTLRNDSSLLRRDIDYTTDEAMNEFALQMSYLNALPVGMHVVYIEDGYSTDAVTLDILPMEESVAAAVYAVNEAADIASLRLAIESEDLALQLIPYYSLSDAQQQSVAQAVYSSRGTEVWNRWMIQDLVDMAVRGIYGNGSEASAVKAVNEATTVPEMLGAIKSPYLHLDHEYYSAMEDYELEIIGQYLIEHKPYHDRDHIQSTFALIIDMIVEDWYAILDDAYSLEIGFTPGDSAESVTGDVYLPSIGSIHGAKITWTSDQSDIIGLDGHVTRPVADTVVSLTAYLTNRYEKYMREFKLLVKGTEPSGDSTLPDMQQPITDLQTARNRFTSTSE
- a CDS encoding YveK family protein, with product MEETTIDLREIVEIIKKRFVIIILVTLMATVTSGLVSFFVITPIYEASTQLLVNKKESQSEMLVPNFSDIQSNLKLIETYNVIIKSPRVLEKAIENMGLEMTAGQLSNKIKVNAVQNSQVMSITVSDPDPEKAILIANGIASTFQTEIQTIMNVDNVQILAEAKSQETYSPVKPKPFLNMVIAFVVGLMTAVGIVFLLEYLDNTLKSEQDIERILGLSVLGSIATMDELEEERDRGAAEAKVGGKQLHV
- a CDS encoding S-layer homology domain-containing protein, with the protein product MLNAYNSGLIYRFLFVSFFLFFLPFAHHASVLASTVSVTSVKITPDTVPLLEEGKTVELKAIVSPPEANSAVKWTSTNPAVAKVDSEGVVTPITAGTTTIIVSTVEGGKTDFREIKVYGPVKDLELSPPTLNLTSGGPTGTLTAAVKPANATNQQVNWVSTNRAVADVDQKGVVTPFKAGKTMIIATTAEGGITKTSEVTVTGVAVERIELNRTSLSTFLNSGTTTLTATVTPADATNRSVTWSTSDAAVARVNNGVITPVAPGRATITATTDSGRKTATCEVTVLSHSGQASGLKVRRTGTSRVELTWSGTSGDTYVEIRRGNSKEDDEWTRDRSASFSGLSYDTRYDVYINDRYVDDFRIRDLVGNVNVQNFRVNPLSSTKVELTWTGTSGTVYVELTDGSRDDVEEYSSTSNRAITFSGLSPNTTYNVYIEGVYVDRFKLSQDIRDFKVKSKTESTAEFTWQGSTGTVRVELRDASNRTLFEKSTSGQSISFSGLTDNTEYRVYVDGTYIQAIRTDLKDKVTNFSVRKDLTKRSVLLQWRGTTGTVEVVLKTGNQIVKTTPSSNFQASFTNLVPNQDYAVYINDRYMENFSLILSDTQAHWAKAAINRLFENGIVSGYENGTFLPEKTVNREEFVTMLVKAKGYTLQAGQGTFNDIPTYYWAASFIQTAIAQGIIVPSEFGSNFQPRKPITREEMAVMIARAMKLTGDASALSFSDQNQIKNKTLIGAVVQSQIITGYPDQTFRPNGVLNRAEAATVINKIY
- a CDS encoding tyrosine-protein phosphatase; the encoded protein is MIDVHSHILFGLDDGAQNPEDMMAMAKQAVADGITTVVATPHHLDHVYTNPPEKIIQRLEEANALLKEHQIPLTLLPGMEIHVYGEVPEDLKNNQLLSFNDQHRHILLELPHDHVPRYLEKLIFQIQLAGYIPIIPHPERNKEMRENPNLLYRLVKQGALSQLTAASVTGKFGKKIQKSCFDMINHHLVHFIASDAHNTGSRGVILSEAYETVKAKFGQEYVDWFQDSAKKIITGKECQVHTPEKIRKKFLGLF